A portion of the Anaerolineae bacterium genome contains these proteins:
- the flhB gene encoding flagellar biosynthesis protein FlhB, protein MAEQNKDQERTERATPKKREKARKQGQVAKSREVASVAVLLACLVFFWFGSSALVEKMMAFTRWSLAQAGEFHVNCDNIQHLSTNLVYKIFAMLFPLLTTAFSMALLANYMQVGFVLSAESVQPKLSKIDPIKGFQKLFSIRSLVELAKSIFKISIVGFVAYVTIKGEIENFIPLPDQSVWGILIYIGWVAFKIILRVCLVLIILAVLDYIYQKWEYEKNLKMSKQEVKDEFRQAEGDPLVKAKIKRLQRDAARKRMMASVPEADVVITNPTHLAVALSYDQTSTSAPKVVAKGAGFIAENIKDIARKNNVPIVDNKPLARVLYKKVEVDEMIPANLYRAVAEVLAFVYSMKSR, encoded by the coding sequence ATGGCTGAACAGAATAAAGATCAGGAAAGGACAGAGCGGGCTACTCCCAAGAAACGGGAAAAGGCGAGAAAGCAGGGCCAGGTTGCAAAAAGCCGGGAGGTTGCATCTGTGGCGGTTCTGCTGGCGTGTCTGGTCTTCTTCTGGTTTGGTTCTTCCGCTTTAGTCGAAAAAATGATGGCTTTTACAAGGTGGTCGCTCGCCCAGGCAGGTGAATTCCATGTTAATTGCGATAATATTCAGCATCTTTCAACCAACCTTGTGTATAAGATTTTTGCCATGCTTTTCCCTCTTCTTACGACTGCATTTTCCATGGCGTTGCTTGCCAATTACATGCAGGTGGGTTTTGTGCTTTCCGCAGAATCGGTGCAGCCGAAACTGTCAAAGATTGATCCGATTAAGGGATTCCAGAAACTGTTTTCAATCAGGTCCCTTGTGGAACTGGCAAAAAGTATATTTAAGATTTCAATAGTCGGTTTTGTTGCTTATGTGACTATCAAGGGGGAAATAGAGAATTTTATTCCGTTGCCGGACCAGAGCGTGTGGGGAATATTGATTTACATCGGCTGGGTTGCCTTCAAGATTATTCTCAGAGTTTGCCTTGTGCTTATAATTCTTGCTGTTTTAGATTATATTTATCAGAAGTGGGAATATGAAAAAAATCTTAAAATGTCAAAACAGGAGGTAAAAGATGAATTCAGGCAGGCAGAAGGAGATCCCCTCGTAAAGGCAAAAATAAAGCGTCTTCAGAGAGATGCGGCCAGAAAAAGAATGATGGCAAGCGTTCCTGAAGCGGATGTGGTTATAACCAATCCCACCCATCTTGCCGTGGCGCTTAGCTATGATCAGACAAGCACGTCTGCGCCGAAGGTGGTTGCTAAAGGGGCTGGTTTCATAGCTGAGAATATAAAAGATATTGCCAGGAAAAACAATGTGCCCATTGTTGATAACAAGCCTCTGGCACGAGTATTGTATAAGAAGGTGGAGGTGGATGAGATGATACCGGCAAATTTGTACAGGGCGGTTGCTGAAGTACTGGCATTTGTTTACAGCATGAAGAGTCGTTGA
- a CDS encoding flagellar biosynthetic protein FliO, translating into MNSLELFPSLLKIISALAVTVGIMIVAAYLFKKIMKKGEGGINGRELIKILSAKYLGTKSSIMLIDVLGNIMVIGVSSSKISLLTEIVDSESLEQLKDIQEQKGKSASFSDYLKRLLK; encoded by the coding sequence ATGAATTCACTGGAATTGTTTCCCTCTCTTTTGAAAATAATATCTGCCCTTGCCGTTACGGTGGGGATTATGATTGTTGCCGCGTATCTGTTTAAAAAAATCATGAAAAAGGGAGAAGGGGGGATCAATGGCAGAGAATTGATAAAGATTTTATCTGCTAAATACCTGGGGACCAAGAGCAGTATAATGCTTATTGATGTGCTGGGCAACATTATGGTGATCGGCGTTTCGAGCAGCAAGATATCCCTGTTGACGGAGATTGTGGATTCTGAATCGCTTGAACAACTGAAAGATATTCAAGAGCAGAAAGGCAAAAGCGCCTCTTTTTCTGATTATTTGAAGAGATTGTTGAAGTGA
- the fliM gene encoding flagellar motor switch protein FliM, translating to MSQILSQEEVDALLKGVSEGEVETKQQEEDHDPSKVHPYDLTGQERIVKGRMPALETTAERFARMFRTTLSSVLKKIVTVNTLSVHMAKYEEFMKTIPVPASLNLFKMNPLKGVSLFIIESRVIFALVDIIFGGSGRETVKIEGREFTIIENNLIKKIVLNALSDFKEVWKTIIQLDVVYQRAETNPQFVQLVAATDVVLVMQFEVDLGFSSGKINFCIPYLMIEPISKKLQAGYQEETFVADKEWTNSFEKGLRRVNVNLTVELGRTELSGREVVSLKKGDVISLDQYCSDSLDVYVENILKFKGQPGLYKGNRAIEVTKLMIGEEVY from the coding sequence ATGTCCCAGATACTGTCACAGGAAGAGGTGGATGCCCTTTTAAAGGGGGTATCAGAAGGTGAGGTTGAGACAAAGCAGCAAGAAGAAGACCATGATCCGTCAAAAGTCCATCCATATGATTTAACCGGCCAGGAAAGAATTGTAAAAGGAAGGATGCCGGCCCTGGAGACGACAGCTGAAAGATTTGCCAGAATGTTCAGAACAACCCTGTCGTCGGTGTTGAAAAAGATTGTCACTGTTAACACTTTATCGGTGCATATGGCCAAGTATGAAGAATTTATGAAAACAATTCCAGTGCCTGCGAGTCTTAATCTCTTTAAAATGAATCCATTAAAAGGGGTTTCACTTTTTATTATTGAATCGCGAGTTATATTTGCTCTGGTTGATATTATCTTCGGTGGATCCGGACGGGAAACGGTTAAAATTGAGGGAAGGGAGTTTACAATCATAGAAAACAATCTGATAAAGAAGATTGTATTAAACGCACTGTCTGATTTTAAAGAGGTGTGGAAAACAATTATACAACTTGATGTCGTCTATCAGAGAGCGGAAACAAATCCACAGTTTGTACAGCTTGTAGCGGCTACTGACGTTGTGCTTGTTATGCAATTTGAAGTTGACCTGGGTTTTTCTTCGGGCAAAATTAATTTTTGCATACCTTATTTAATGATAGAGCCGATCAGTAAAAAATTACAGGCAGGTTATCAGGAAGAAACATTTGTGGCTGATAAAGAATGGACGAACAGCTTTGAGAAGGGTCTTAGACGCGTAAATGTAAACCTCACTGTTGAGCTGGGCAGAACGGAGCTGAGCGGAAGAGAAGTTGTAAGCCTGAAAAAGGGGGATGTTATATCTCTGGATCAATATTGCAGCGATAGTCTGGATGTTTATGTGGAAAATATCCTTAAGTTTAAGGGACAGCCAGGGCTTTATAAAGGTAACCGTGCGATAGAGGTGACAAAACTTATGATTGGGGAAGAGGTGTATTGA
- the fliN gene encoding flagellar motor switch protein FliN, with translation MEQNESAEEVKETKNDKEIGGDDVQEEMKASVKPVEEKPVEEKPVEEKPVEEKPVEEKPVKKKPVEKKEVSNVRFEEIKQGKTKKSELDLDFILDIPLTVTVELGRGRMLISELLQLGQSSVIELTKFAGEPMDVFINNRLVAMGEVVVVNEKFGVRLTDIVSPAERLNTLK, from the coding sequence ATGGAACAGAATGAGTCGGCGGAAGAAGTAAAAGAAACAAAAAACGATAAAGAAATCGGCGGGGACGATGTTCAGGAGGAGATGAAGGCATCTGTCAAGCCGGTTGAAGAAAAGCCGGTTGAAGAAAAGCCAGTTGAAGAAAAGCCAGTTGAAGAAAAGCCGGTTGAAGAAAAGCCGGTTAAGAAAAAACCGGTTGAGAAAAAAGAGGTTAGTAACGTCAGGTTCGAGGAAATAAAACAGGGTAAAACAAAAAAATCAGAGCTGGATCTGGATTTTATTCTGGATATACCCCTCACAGTGACTGTTGAGCTGGGCAGAGGAAGGATGTTGATAAGTGAGCTTCTTCAGTTAGGCCAGAGTTCGGTTATAGAGTTGACGAAATTTGCAGGAGAGCCGATGGATGTTTTTATCAACAATCGATTGGTTGCCATGGGTGAAGTGGTTGTGGTTAATGAGAAGTTCGGGGTTAGATTGACGGACATCGTTTCCCCTGCCGAGAGACTTAATACCTTGAAGTAA
- the fliP gene encoding flagellar type III secretion system pore protein FliP (The bacterial flagellar biogenesis protein FliP forms a type III secretion system (T3SS)-type pore required for flagellar assembly.) yields the protein MLVILGLVFFAGSSLGQSFSVPSISLNVGDGGDEPGRVAVVIQLLLLLTILSLAPAILVMLTSFTRIVVVLSLLRHALGTQQMPANQIIIGLALFLTFFIMTPVWNDINSRALQPYINEEISAERAFDLATQPIKEFMLKQAREKDIALFVKISREERPKNPDEIKLPVLMPAFVISELKTAFQIGFMIYLPFLILDMVIASVLLSMGMMMLPPVMISLPFKLLLFVLVDGWNLVIGSLVQSFV from the coding sequence ATCCTGGTAATTTTGGGACTTGTTTTTTTTGCAGGCTCTTCGTTGGGACAATCATTTTCCGTTCCCTCGATAAGTTTGAATGTCGGGGACGGTGGTGATGAACCAGGCAGGGTAGCGGTAGTTATTCAACTGCTGCTTCTTCTTACAATACTTTCTCTTGCCCCGGCAATACTTGTAATGTTGACTTCGTTCACTCGAATTGTTGTCGTCCTTTCCCTTCTAAGACATGCTCTTGGCACGCAGCAGATGCCTGCAAACCAGATTATCATTGGATTAGCTCTTTTCCTGACCTTTTTTATCATGACACCGGTCTGGAATGATATAAATTCGCGGGCGCTGCAGCCGTATATTAATGAAGAGATATCGGCAGAAAGGGCCTTTGACCTGGCAACGCAGCCCATAAAGGAATTTATGTTAAAACAGGCCAGAGAAAAAGATATTGCCCTTTTTGTCAAGATTTCAAGAGAGGAAAGGCCTAAAAACCCCGATGAGATCAAACTTCCCGTATTAATGCCGGCCTTTGTAATCAGTGAATTAAAGACGGCTTTTCAAATCGGGTTTATGATCTATCTTCCTTTTTTGATACTGGACATGGTCATTGCCAGCGTGCTTTTATCAATGGGAATGATGATGCTTCCACCTGTAATGATAAGCCTGCCGTTCAAACTACTCCTTTTTGTGCTGGTTGACGGGTGGAATTTAGTAATCGGTTCACTGGTTCAAAGTTTTGTTTAG
- the fliQ gene encoding flagellar biosynthesis protein FliQ, producing the protein MTVDMIIGLAAEAIKVTLLLAAPMLTVGLAVGLIVSIFQAVTQIQEMTLTFVPKIVAVMVGLIIALPWMINLMVTYTQKLFQSIPMYIK; encoded by the coding sequence ATGACTGTTGATATGATTATTGGGCTGGCCGCCGAAGCCATAAAGGTTACCTTGCTGCTTGCAGCCCCCATGCTTACAGTGGGCCTTGCTGTAGGCCTTATTGTCAGCATCTTTCAGGCAGTAACTCAGATTCAGGAAATGACATTGACATTTGTTCCTAAAATAGTTGCCGTTATGGTGGGCCTCATTATTGCGCTCCCATGGATGATCAACCTTATGGTTACTTATACACAGAAACTCTTTCAATCCATACCGATGTATATAAAGTGA
- the fliR gene encoding flagellar biosynthetic protein FliR, translating into MPQITAEQVETFIFILLRVTSIIATMPILGNTTVPVRVKGGLSLMIVFLLFPFVKLHILSPDILSLALGMAGEVMIGVTIGLVGRLVFAGVQLAGQLAGFQMGFAIVNVFDPITSAQVSIIAELQYLLAMLVFLAVDGHHLFLYAIAESYRIVPVLGFHFSGKLMQAMVEFSKDIFIVAIKTGAPVIAMLLMISIGFGLIARTVPQINILIVGFPLKIAVGLICIGLALPVFARMVGSIFLDFGDKLNLLFHLM; encoded by the coding sequence ATGCCGCAAATAACCGCAGAACAGGTTGAGACGTTTATTTTTATACTTCTCAGGGTGACTTCGATTATAGCAACCATGCCTATTTTAGGGAACACGACTGTCCCTGTCAGGGTAAAAGGCGGGCTGTCTCTGATGATAGTATTTCTCCTCTTCCCCTTTGTTAAACTCCATATCTTGTCTCCTGATATTCTATCGTTGGCATTGGGAATGGCCGGGGAAGTTATGATTGGCGTTACTATAGGGTTGGTGGGCAGACTGGTCTTTGCCGGAGTGCAGCTTGCAGGACAGCTTGCAGGCTTTCAAATGGGTTTTGCCATTGTAAATGTGTTTGATCCAATAACCAGCGCGCAGGTTTCAATTATAGCTGAACTTCAATATCTGCTTGCCATGCTGGTATTTCTTGCTGTTGATGGTCACCATCTCTTTTTATACGCTATTGCTGAAAGTTACAGAATTGTTCCTGTCCTGGGTTTTCATTTTTCAGGAAAATTAATGCAGGCAATGGTTGAGTTTTCAAAAGATATTTTTATCGTTGCGATTAAGACAGGAGCTCCGGTTATCGCCATGCTTTTGATGATAAGTATCGGTTTTGGATTGATTGCCAGGACCGTTCCCCAGATTAATATACTTATCGTTGGATTTCCTTTGAAAATAGCTGTGGGGCTTATATGTATCGGACTTGCTCTTCCCGTTTTTGCAAGAATGGTGGGCAGTATTTTCCTGGATTTTGGAGACAAGCTGAACCTGCTTTTCCATTTAATGTGA
- a CDS encoding flagellar basal body-associated FliL family protein, with amino-acid sequence MVEEEKEEAELEEKEPKKGKKSIIKWIVVFLGVVILAAAGFAGWTYYKTHLSGSEKASVGQTVQEPGVWSMGSLVINLMDDNGERYLKAVIQIEVSNQDAVLELDLLKPKITDSILGLLSSKSYKEIAGFEGKQRLKDEIAMRLNSHLTKGQVRRVYFTEFLIQ; translated from the coding sequence ATGGTTGAAGAAGAAAAGGAAGAAGCGGAGCTCGAAGAAAAAGAACCAAAAAAAGGCAAGAAATCGATTATTAAATGGATTGTAGTGTTTTTGGGGGTAGTGATTTTAGCGGCAGCAGGTTTTGCCGGGTGGACATACTATAAGACCCATCTTTCCGGTTCAGAAAAAGCAAGTGTCGGACAGACCGTTCAGGAACCGGGTGTTTGGTCAATGGGCAGTCTGGTCATAAATTTAATGGATGATAACGGTGAAAGGTACTTAAAGGCTGTGATCCAGATCGAGGTGTCTAATCAGGATGCTGTGTTGGAGCTGGACCTGTTAAAACCAAAAATTACAGACAGCATTCTTGGTCTCCTTTCATCAAAAAGCTATAAGGAGATCGCAGGCTTTGAGGGGAAACAGCGTCTTAAAGACGAGATCGCCATGCGTCTGAATAGTCATCTTACTAAAGGTCAGGTCAGAAGGGTCTATTTTACCGAATTTCTTATACAATAG